The following are encoded together in the Pseudodesulfovibrio indicus genome:
- a CDS encoding acyl-CoA dehydratase activase — MIAGLDIGSRSIELVILEDGKVAETRKAPTTFDPVTQCLRLLDGLRPASLVGTGYGRDLIQRLDLTCECSAITEIKAHALGAAHIFPEARTVLDIGGQDTKAMSLTGGRVLKFEMNDRCAAGTGKFLEYTAGVFQIPVEEFGRYALKGQNPPEISSICTVFAETEATSLMARGEKPEAIALGLHKAIVKRTVNMLKRVGLNFPVVFTGGVANNPCVLKLLAEAIGGEIGKEILVPENPDHMGALGAALHRHMSGQDRA; from the coding sequence TTGATCGCCGGACTGGATATCGGGTCCCGCTCCATCGAGCTGGTGATCCTTGAAGACGGCAAGGTGGCCGAAACCCGCAAGGCGCCGACCACCTTCGATCCCGTCACCCAATGTTTGAGACTGCTGGATGGGTTGCGCCCGGCCTCCTTGGTCGGGACCGGTTACGGGCGCGACCTCATCCAGCGCCTCGACCTGACCTGCGAATGCTCGGCCATCACCGAGATCAAGGCCCACGCCCTGGGCGCGGCGCACATCTTCCCGGAGGCGCGCACCGTGCTGGACATCGGCGGACAGGACACCAAGGCCATGTCCCTCACGGGCGGCCGGGTCCTGAAGTTCGAAATGAACGACCGCTGCGCGGCCGGCACGGGCAAATTCCTGGAGTACACCGCCGGGGTCTTCCAGATCCCGGTGGAGGAGTTCGGGCGCTACGCCCTCAAGGGCCAAAACCCGCCGGAGATCAGCTCCATCTGCACGGTCTTCGCCGAGACCGAGGCGACCTCGCTCATGGCGCGCGGCGAAAAGCCCGAGGCCATAGCCCTGGGGCTGCACAAGGCCATCGTCAAGCGCACGGTGAACATGCTCAAGCGGGTCGGGCTGAACTTTCCGGTGGTCTTCACCGGCGGCGTGGCCAACAACCCCTGCGTGCTCAAGCTGCTCGCGGAGGCCATCGGCGGGGAGATAGGGAAGGAGATTCTGGTCCCGGAGAACCCGGACCATATGGGTGCGCTCGGCGCGGCCCTGCACCGCCACATGAGCGGGCAGGACCGGGCCTGA